A genomic segment from Clarias gariepinus isolate MV-2021 ecotype Netherlands chromosome 11, CGAR_prim_01v2, whole genome shotgun sequence encodes:
- the fam222bb gene encoding protein FAM222B: MLACLPVSAPSLQLLTHTQMNTGLQKWDTTQKMRSAQYPTPAELDAYAKKVANNPLTIKIFPSNVKVPQRKHLRRTVNGLDTSSQRYSPYPTQVSTRTGLLAIVKVPVKRILEHPQVRFLPEITMNPQNGPYGTPSTLNLPQTISCMQALSQPHLLAQKNISHSQSLQTQKNLFHSQSMQTQKNHMRSQSLQPQQAISHPQSMQEQKAEPRPPSLLQQQSLAHQQAVHPGIPRQQTVQHALNHQHVLMQQQSGPQNLQHLPEMPQHSHSFPHSQPIPQPPGPGLPAPSNSMPGAKLPDADAPPNVTVSTSTIPLSMAANLHQKQPGDLSSIVHQISRFCQARASASATSVCEGQIANPSPISRNLLIDASSRVCAHNPLPSCVLGSNSDKPALALPNMAPINIRHAYHEMKQQPVQPHLPQQHPWNQQLAHLPSLADGPQQGKNPTRDASAGPGFPSKNMSYAQDMCMGQSFNLKPSVDKPTPSPPVTAMSGAVNYSNGHYLQPQWNGILPTPSSDGSGSQDLGAPFHTGMSGASTENRTRAGNTGQMNLMPSMEYLGGDYQAPCFREQNTGMMVKMSRAQDSTDGRSVHIHHPGYR; encoded by the exons ATGCTGGCCTGTCTGCCGGTATCAGCCCCCTCTCTTCAGCTTCTCACCCACACGCAGATGAACACTGGACTTCAGAAAT GGGACACTACACAGAAGATGCGATCTGCACAGTATCCCACGCCAGCAGAGTTGGATGCCTATGCTAAGAAAGTTGCGAACAACCCGCTGACTATAAAAATCTTTCCCAGTAACGTGAAGGTACCTCAGAGGAAGCATCTGCGTCGTACAGTGAACGGTCTCGATACCTCCAGCCAGCGCTACAGCCCCTACCCTACTCAGGTCAGCACCAGGACCGGCCTTTTGGCCATAGTCAAAGTTCCTGTTAAAAGAATTCTGGAGCATCCTCAAGTCCGCTTCCTCCCCGAGATCACCATGAATCCGCAGAATGGACCCTACGGCACTCCGAGCACTTTAAATCTGCCTCAGACTATCTCGTGCATGCAGGCTCTCTCCCAGCCACATCTTCTGGCTCAGAAGAACATCTCCCATTCTCAGAGCTTGCAAACTCAAAAGAACCTCTTTCATTCCCAGAGCATGCAGACTCAGAAAAACCATATGCGTTCCCAAAGCTTGCAACCCCAGCAGGCTATTtcacacccccagagcatgcaGGAACAGAAGGCAGAGCCTCGTCCTCCTAGTTTGTTACAGCAGCAAAGTCTGGCCCATCAACAAGCGGTCCATCCAGGCATACCTAGACAACAGACTGTGCAACATGCTCTCAATCATCAACATGTTCTCATGCAGCAACAGTCAGGTCCTCAGAACCTCCAACACCTGCCTGAAATGCCTCAGCACTCCCATAGTTTTCCCCACTCTCAGCCCATTCCTCAACCCCCTGGCCCAGGCCTGCCAGCCCCTAGCAATTCCATGCCTGGTGCCAAGCTCCCTGATGCAGACGCCCCACCCAATGTAACCGTGTCTACCTCAACCATCCCTCTGTCCATGGCGGCCAACTTGCACCAGAAGCAACCAGGCGACTTGAGCAGCATCGTTCACCAGATCAGCCGCTTCTGTCAGGCACGAGCCAGCGCCAGTGCCACATCAGTGTGCGAAGGGCAGATTGCCAACCCAAGTCCCATCAGTCGTAACTTGTTAATTGATGCCAGCTCTCGTGTGTGTGCTCACAACCCTTTGCCCTCCTGTGTCCTCGGCAGCAACTCTGACAAACCTGCTCTGGCATTGCCCAATATGGCTCCCATAAACATCAGACATGCTTATCATGAGATGAAACAACAGCCAGTTCAGCCCCATTTACCACAGCAGCACCCCTGGAATCAGCAGCTGGCTCATCTCCCGTCCCTTGCGGACGGGCCTCAGCAAGGAAAGAATCCGACCAGAGATGCCTCAGCAGGCCCTGGATTTCCAAGCAAGAATATGAGCTATGCACAGGACATGTGTATGGGCCAGTCATTTAACCTGAAGCCTTCTGTAGATAAGCCTACACCCTCACCACCAGTTACTGCCATGTCCGGAGCTGTGAATTATAGTAACGGGCATTACTTGCAGCCACAGTGGAACGGCATTTTACCTACGCCCAGTAGTGATGGCTCAGGGTCTCAGGATTTGGGTGCTCCGTTCCACACAGGCATGTCAGGGGCATCTACAGAAAACAGGACTCGAGCAGGCAACACAGGCCAGATGAACTTGATGCCCTCCATGGAGTACTTGGGTGGGGATTATCAGGCGCCATGCTTTCGGGAGCAGAACACAGGCATGATGGTGAAGATGAGCAGGGCTCAAGATTCCACTGATGGTCGCAGTGTGCACATTCATCACCCAGGGTACAGATGA